GATGCTGGAAGAGTGCGTGAAAATTATCGGTTCAGTGATTCGGATCCGTTCCAAAGCCTGGATGAATAACCTGGTGGCAAACGAGAGTCAAAGTACGCCAGCCTGACATCCTGTCATGTTCATGAATGAAGCGAAAACAGCCTGCATGATGCATGATGCAGGTTGTTTTGTTTTTTGGGGTTTTAATTCTGAATGCAGCGCCTTGAAGTCATCGCAGGTTTCACATTCGCGTGTAATTTTTCATTCACATATTTCCTGCCGGCAGAATCAGCTTTCCATTTCAGACATTTCACTGTTGTGTGATGCGCACTTTATTGTCCTTTTATTGATTTATCGTCTATTGAATACTGGCGACATGGATTCAGTGAATTCTGAGTGTGATGGATCAGAGTTTGTGCTGAAGAAACAGCGGTTTGAAGTGTTTTTGGGGTTGCGGCCTATACTGAGCCTATAGACCTCAGGGAAAGCAGCAGTGCTTCCTGAAAACAAGGCTTCCTGAAAATGGCGTCATCCGTCACCACTGGCCATTTCAACATCAATCCAGAGTCAGTATTGAACAGGGGAAAATCATGAGTCAGACGCATGAGCTTTATGTGATCGATATGGGGATCGATACGCACCAGGAGCCGGTGGCGTATATGCGGAGCGATTGTCATATCTGCCGAGCAGAAGGTTTTACGGCCAGTAGCCGGGTTCTGCTGACTCATGGCAAAAACAGCATCATCGCCACCCTGAACGTGGTGGACGATAAGGTACTGCCCCCGAAAAGTGCCGGTTTATCTAAAATCGCCATGCATCGCCTGAATGCGATTGATGGTGTTGCGATCCAAGTTAGTCATGCGCCGGTGAATACCTCACTTGCAGCGGTCAGGAAAAAGATTTTTGGTCATAAACTCAGTCATCAGGAGATTCAGGATGTCGTTGAAGACATCAGCGCTCACCGTTATTCGGATATAGAAATCGCCAGTTTTCTGAGTGTGTGCGCAGGGAGCCGCCTTGATGTCGATGAAATTATCGGCCTGACGCAGGCCATGGTGACATGCGGCAAGCGGCTGTACTGGCCGGGTCAGACCAAAGTCTTTGATAAGCACTGCATTGGCGGCTTGCCGGGCAACCGGACCTCACCGCTGGTGGTTTCTGTTATCAGTGCGGCGGGGCTGACGATTCCGAAAACGTCTTCACGCGCGATTACATCCCCGGCAGGGACGGCCGATACGATGGAGGCGCTGACCACCGTGAATCTCGATCTGGCGGACATTCAGCGCGTAGTCGCAAAAACGCATGCCTGTCTGGCGTGGGGAGGGGCGGTTAATCTGAGTCCGGCGGACGATCTGCTCATTCGCATTGAACGTGTGCTGGATCTGGATGGGGAAGGACAGCTGATTGCCTCTGTTCTGTCGAAAAAAATAGCCGCGGGTTCGACCCATGTTGTGATTGATATTCCTGTGGGTCCCACAGCTAAAGTCCGCTCTCAGCAAGATGCGGATCGGCTGGTTTCATTATTTACCCGGGTCGGAGAAGCTTGCGGCATTCACATCCGTTGTCTGATCACCGATGGCAGCCAGCCGGTGGGAGCAGGAATCGGTCCGGTCGAGGAAGCGCGTGATGTACTGGCGGTGTTACAGTGCAGCGACACCGCGCCGCAAGACCTCAGAGAACGCGCTTTATTCCTGGCGGCACATCTGTTTTCGATTGCTTTTGATGAGGACTACGAAGCGGGGCTCACAAGGGCAACATCGATTCTGGATGAAGGCAAAGCCTGGCAGCAGTTTCAGCGAATTTTGGCTGCGCAAGGCGGGATGAAAACTCAGCCGCAAGCTCATTTTCAACATACGGAAACGGCGCATGTGAAGGGAAGACTGGTTGCGATTGATAACCGGCAACTCTCCCGTCTGGCAAAACTGGCCGGGGCACCGGCTACACCTGCAGCCGGGGTGCGACTGCATAAACGGGTAGGCGACAGAGTGGAACATGGTGATCCGTTGTTTACCTTGTATTCGAATACCGCCGGAGAGCAGCAATACGCCATGTCGTATTATCGTCAGTCGGAAATTTTTACCATCGAGGCCGCGAAATGAGTGACAGAGTAACGCCGAATGCAGAAGCACCATGGGTGTTTTCCCTGCAACCACATCCGCTACTTGAACCGCTGACCGTTGCATTGGATGCACAGCCAGGTCATCTTGAATCCCGGCAGTTTCCCGACGGTGAGTTTTATCTGCGGGTATGTTCAACCGTTGAAAACAGGCGTTGTGTCGTCGTTGCTGATTTGTCGCATCCGGATGAAAAGTATTTACCGCTGATCTTTTTGCTGGAAACACTGCGTGAACTCGGGGCGTCTGAGGTCGGATTGATCGCGCCCTATCTGAGCTACATGCGGCAGGATTGCCGGTTTGCAGACGGCGAGGCCATCACATCGCGGATATTCGCGCAGTCTTTGTCCCGGCATATTGACTGGCTGGTGACGGTTGATCCGCATCTGCACCGTTATCATACCTTAGACGAAATTTATACAGTGCCCAGTCGGGTGGTGCAGGGCGCACCCGCGCTTGCACAATGGCTGACGACAAAGAACAATCTGCTGCTGGTTGGTCCGGACAGTGAAAGTGAGCAGTGGGTCTCGAGCATCGCCGGGTTCAGTCAGCATCCTTATGTGATTGGCGAGAAGCACCGATTCGGCGATCGGCATGTTGAAGTGATTTTGCCGGATATCGAAGTATACCGGGACAGAACTGCCGTCATTATTGATGATGTGATTTCCAGCGGTCAGACAATTTTGCAGTGTGTACAGGCGCTTCAGTCCCGCGGAATCGACAAGATTCAGTGCGTCGCAGTCCATGGTATTTTTGCCGATGATTCAGACAAAGCGCTGATTGTCGCCGGGCTCAGTCAGTTGGTGACAACCAATACCGTTCCGCACCCGACGAACGCGATTGATATCACCCCGCAGTTGCTTCCTGCTGTGATTGAGCTGTTGCAACGGACGCAAAATACGGGCTGAGACGATTTCAACAGAGACAGCCAAAACGAATACCGGCCTCACGCTTCGGTGTAACTTTTTATTCACGTATTTCCTGGCGATAGAACCAAGGTTTCATTTTCATGAAACCGAAGTACGGCTTGAGTATTTAAATTGTCCTTCTTCAGATTCCTTGTCTATTCATGATGCACTGTCGGCATGCTTTGCTGGCTGCATTTATCGTCATGACATTTCTGTTCACCTGTCATTCGTCATCTGTGATTGACTGACAATTCAAAGAAGGACTTTCTCCATGGGAACAGCTGCCGCAAGTAATAAACTGCAATACGGATATCCGACGCCGGGGCCACAGAGCCCGACCGGACAAAAAGTGATGGATCATGTCTTTTTCCTGTCGAATGCCGAATGGAAACAGGCCCGGGAAGAAAATGATTATGATTTTGTCGTGATCGGCACGGGTTTCTGTGCGTTGGCTTTCGCCGAGCGTGCCCTGAAGAATAATCCCTTCGCCCGGATTTTGATGATCGAACGTGGCCCGTTCTTTTTACCTGAGCATTTCCAGAATCTGCCACTGCCGTTTAAAAATACTTTAGGCGGATTGTCGGAAACATTCCCCTGGACAATGTCGGCCAAAAATCAGTTGGGACAGGCAGGAACCATTCACTGGCAACATGGCATGGTGCCCTTCTTTGGTGGGCGTTCTACCTTGTGGAGTGCCTGGTGTCCGAGACCCAATGATGAGGAGTTTGCCGGGTGGCCGCAGGAAACAATTGATGCGGCCAGAAGGAATTTCGACTCGGCTGAAATCCTGCTCAGAGTCCAACCGGCTGATCAGATTGATGCGGGCCGCAGTAAAGCTGAGCAGGCTTTTATTGCGGATAACCGCCCGGTGTACGGTGAGCTGCAACGAACGATTCAGCAGTTACTTGAACAGTCCGGTACTTCAGTGAACGGTATTTACCGCACGGAAGCTGCACCGCTGGCTTCGGCATCTGAAAGGGTGAACGGTATCGATTTCCAGAAGTTCTCGACACCGGGAAGTCTTCTGGAACTGGCTGAAGTTCAGGCCGCGCGCAGTAAGGCCGGAACGGGCGCAAAACTGGATATCGTGACAGACTGCATTGTTGAGCAGATTATTCAGCAATCAGTAGATGGCATGCCGCAAGCCACAGCGCTGCAAACTTCCCGAGGTGTTTTACCGCTGGGATCGGCACAGCTGATCCTCGCTATGGGTACATTGCCGCCAACGACCTTGTTGCGAAATTCATTCCCGGATTATCCCGGACTGGGCGATCGTTTCTCTGCGCATTTTATCAGCTCGATTGTTGCACGCGTGCCGAAGGCAGATCTGGATCCAAACGGTGACTGGGGTAATCTGGAATTAGGCGCCTGCTACGTGGCTGGTGTTGCGAACAACAGTTTTGAACAGCAATATCATATTCAGTTGTCGGCACTGTCGGATGAGAACCCGATTGTGAATTCAGCCACTGCGCTGCGGTATATGCCGGATGTGGTGGCGACAGCTTC
This DNA window, taken from Photobacterium sp. CCB-ST2H9, encodes the following:
- a CDS encoding GMC oxidoreductase, which gives rise to MGTAAASNKLQYGYPTPGPQSPTGQKVMDHVFFLSNAEWKQAREENDYDFVVIGTGFCALAFAERALKNNPFARILMIERGPFFLPEHFQNLPLPFKNTLGGLSETFPWTMSAKNQLGQAGTIHWQHGMVPFFGGRSTLWSAWCPRPNDEEFAGWPQETIDAARRNFDSAEILLRVQPADQIDAGRSKAEQAFIADNRPVYGELQRTIQQLLEQSGTSVNGIYRTEAAPLASASERVNGIDFQKFSTPGSLLELAEVQAARSKAGTGAKLDIVTDCIVEQIIQQSVDGMPQATALQTSRGVLPLGSAQLILAMGTLPPTTLLRNSFPDYPGLGDRFSAHFISSIVARVPKADLDPNGDWGNLELGACYVAGVANNSFEQQYHIQLSALSDENPIVNSATALRYMPDVVATASMAQLLSSKDYVVFVCAVLGELDYTNPGSWFKGNPEDRNITTNSLLQIEENGKDKETWTAMDEATFGVLETVLSPKGKEAVQYWHGAPDEGDWTSVRPGSTAIRVDAPVHESSTLHIGTQPDAPVDLNYRFKGANNVYVTGGALWPQGGSWNPTLTMVALAQDLADKLSGK
- a CDS encoding ribose-phosphate diphosphokinase, translating into MSDRVTPNAEAPWVFSLQPHPLLEPLTVALDAQPGHLESRQFPDGEFYLRVCSTVENRRCVVVADLSHPDEKYLPLIFLLETLRELGASEVGLIAPYLSYMRQDCRFADGEAITSRIFAQSLSRHIDWLVTVDPHLHRYHTLDEIYTVPSRVVQGAPALAQWLTTKNNLLLVGPDSESEQWVSSIAGFSQHPYVIGEKHRFGDRHVEVILPDIEVYRDRTAVIIDDVISSGQTILQCVQALQSRGIDKIQCVAVHGIFADDSDKALIVAGLSQLVTTNTVPHPTNAIDITPQLLPAVIELLQRTQNTG
- a CDS encoding thymidine phosphorylase family protein, whose protein sequence is MSQTHELYVIDMGIDTHQEPVAYMRSDCHICRAEGFTASSRVLLTHGKNSIIATLNVVDDKVLPPKSAGLSKIAMHRLNAIDGVAIQVSHAPVNTSLAAVRKKIFGHKLSHQEIQDVVEDISAHRYSDIEIASFLSVCAGSRLDVDEIIGLTQAMVTCGKRLYWPGQTKVFDKHCIGGLPGNRTSPLVVSVISAAGLTIPKTSSRAITSPAGTADTMEALTTVNLDLADIQRVVAKTHACLAWGGAVNLSPADDLLIRIERVLDLDGEGQLIASVLSKKIAAGSTHVVIDIPVGPTAKVRSQQDADRLVSLFTRVGEACGIHIRCLITDGSQPVGAGIGPVEEARDVLAVLQCSDTAPQDLRERALFLAAHLFSIAFDEDYEAGLTRATSILDEGKAWQQFQRILAAQGGMKTQPQAHFQHTETAHVKGRLVAIDNRQLSRLAKLAGAPATPAAGVRLHKRVGDRVEHGDPLFTLYSNTAGEQQYAMSYYRQSEIFTIEAAK